The Helianthus annuus cultivar XRQ/B chromosome 15, HanXRQr2.0-SUNRISE, whole genome shotgun sequence genomic sequence AACTTTCTCTTGGCAGAGGATTTCAGCTCGaggcttggataaccaatccataccaatgacgacgtcgaagcttccgagaaTGACGGGGaagaggtcgatagaaaaggtctgactAGACAAAGTGAGTTTGCAGTtgttgataacatgtgaggcctcgatgtttctgccattagctaactcgatgatatgcttagaacttaattacataggcgggtgcttaagcttcttactaatacgtagggatacatacctagcatcggctccagaatcaaacaatacagaaacataatgatcatcgagtaggaacttacccgccacgacattgggatcgttcctgtcttctccagctccaatcacaaaagcccttccgcTTGCACCaatcccagcattgttgttgttttgatcgtcgtttccagctccctggttgttgttgcggttccggttcagttcagggcaatcccttCGCATGTGCCCCGTTGCTCCACATTTGTAGCATCCACGGTTGTTTCCttgctgctgttgtggttgttgttgattTATCTGGGGACAACTCATCTTAATGTGCCCCTcggctccacactggaaacagcCCCTGATGTTCCCATGATGTTGTTGTTGCTGCGGTTGGTTCTGCCTTGCGGGATGAGGGCTCCTataatccttggcctcatgccccaccTTATTACACCGCTGACACTTGTTCCTTGCACAGGGCCCGTTGTGATGTCggccacacttgtcacacttCGGTCGTTTTCTTTGGTAACCACCCGTTCGCGGGTCAGGGCCCTCGCTCCCAACGACCCTCCTTTGTTGAGCTTGAGGTGATATGGTGCTGGGACTCCCACTTTGGTagtcatcccacttgcgtttgccGTATTCAAAAGCATTAGTTGTAGCAGTTACACGCCTGGGCAATCTGCCCTCTTCTACCGCTTGGTTTGTGAAATGGTGTGCTAGACGGATGACTTGCTGGATTGTAAGGGGTTTGGTTGCAATCACTGAACCCTGGACTTCTGGAACTAAGCCCCTAAGGTAGAGGGcgattcgcttgtagggaggcTGCGACAAGTTAGGACACAATGCAGCCAAGTCATTGGACCTTTTCGTGTACGCTTCGATCTCCGAGCCAACCATCTTTAACCCATAGTATTCCATTTCCAGCTTCTGCATGTCATCCCTGTGATAGAATTCTTCCCTGATTAGGTCCTTGAAATCGTCCCATGGTGTGGCATTTGCATCTGCCAATCTGAGCATCTggacttgcgcgttccaccacgAAAACGCTTTTCCTTGAAACGTGCTAGTGGCGTACTCTACTCGTTTGCTACATGGGCTTTCACCTTCTTCGAACGTAGACTCGACCCTCCTGATCCAATGTAAAAGACCTATTGCTCCTTCCGTGCCATCGAAGGGGTGTGGTTTGCATTCCAAGAACGCCCCGAGGATGCCAACTCGGGGTTGGGTGTATGTGGATGGTCCTTCTGGGTTGGTTGCTAAGGCTTCAGCGACCCGAGCGTCTATCAGGGCCGCCAGTTGGTCCCTTGTCAGGGCTATGCTGTCTCCATCGAGTCCGGTCATTTTCTTGGTGTTCAGAAAACACAGAGTGAGAAAGACGTCGTAGTGAAACAAGAATGAGGATGAGAATGGTGAATacatctaactaggcacactagtacgtatagtagagCATAAACCATAGAGTAAACAATCAAGTAAACAcaagtccgagctatgaggtctaatgcgttgagtcttgcacttggagtgtagtgtcgtcgcgagtcacgggttatagtctggtttttctcaaaaagattccctttttaaaaccaagttcactataaccaatggctctgataccaatctgtcacacccccaaaaaaatccacatgcggagtaccaccgcttgggggcatgaccaggatccagccaccaattatactgagcaatttaattaataacataagtaatattcaccaaccacagggttagcaaatatcataatcaagtccaaaagttttaagttcaattggtagtttaggtaagtagcggaagcatagacagaacagtttaaaacaaagttcatagttcaagtttatttagcacccaacacaggggtagacgaccactacacatccccaagtaacaagctcctgagtcactgggtacctgcaaagaaTGCAGTAGGATATccacaaaaatgttggcgagttcacgggttgtccagtttttaattaccaaaaacatgtttcaccagttaatttatccgtttatacatgccatggggagctaccccataagtaagcgactaaactgtttttccaataccgaatactaattAACCCCACGTTTCtgcagtgccccgtttgtcaatgttctatcatcattgacggttgccagagtacattagttcactcctgttcccagtaacaagggtctgtgtgaggctggttagacctaaatagcgctatcaactaataacccgtttgcCAGAccccgacgactaatcggtatcatgtagtagggacttgagtgatagagtttcgtttagtgttgctcgttgcattccgtatagaccgtaattaactaagagtcccGTTTAAGGGGAGAAAAGTAGGTTTGTTTCCTTTACGAGAGGGATAGCGTTGCTTAAGTTTccatttcccaaaccaccgggaacgcatgctttaaaagttgtgaactcaccttgggttgctcggtagattagtttacttggtcaaacacgttggtcaccacgtcctagcatggttaccaatatAGGTCAGGCTCGGATACAGTTAAGTCACGTAGGTTTTACACATAACAAACACATAGCATACATATCACGTTATTGGGCCTGTCCTACCAGTTAAACATTTACAGATAACACATAGTTCActtaaacaggcagcccaaacaaatcacattgtggcccaataactaaagtaagcagcccagtcgagacaaagtGGTCTCGACTCTAGAACATgttgtctcgagtcgcaaccaggagatctcgagtcatgaacgtctggtctcgagtggtgcaggcatgggtcgcaacctcagaggtctcgagtccagtctcgagtcgagatcatgaggtCTCAAGTTGAGACCTtgctggtctcgagtccctgtctcgagttgtcacttgttggtctcgagtcgaaaccagggtCTCGACTCGCATTACCTGCTGATTCTAGAACATCTGCAAcatttgtactatccaatagaattgcaatttcatctaattgtgta encodes the following:
- the LOC110913597 gene encoding uncharacterized protein LOC110913597, yielding MTGLDGDSIALTRDQLAALIDARVAEALATNPEGPSTYTQPRVGILGAFLECKPHPFDGTEGAIGLLHWIRRVESTFEEGESPCSKRVEYATSTFQGKAFSWWNAQVQMLRLADANATPWDDFKDLIREEFYHRDDMQKLEMEYYGLKMVGSEIEAYTKRSNDLAALCPNLSQPPYKRIALYLRGLVPEVQGSVIATKPLTIQQVIRLAHHFTNQAVEEGRLPRRVTATTNAFEYGKRKWDDYQSGSPSTISPQAQQRRVVGSEGPDPRTGGYQRKRPKCDKCGRHHNGPCARNKCQRCNKVGHEAKDYRSPHPARQNQPQQQQHHGNIRGCFQCGAEGHIKMSCPQINQQQPQQQQGNNRGCYKCGKVGTSFQLLKATAKVCYL